In Scophthalmus maximus strain ysfricsl-2021 chromosome 13, ASM2237912v1, whole genome shotgun sequence, the genomic window ttctccacagtcgccaagtgcttgctcattgtggggaCTGTCGGGTTTCTCAGTAATAGTGTGAGGTCTCCACCTTACTATGTTAAGTGCcctgagataatgtatgttgtgatttggagcTATACAAATactattgaattgaattgaaaggcAGCTTGTGACAGCTGCCGGGGCCAAATCCCATTTGTGACAGCAGGGTGACTACAACGTAACCAAACCATCTGTTCCAACATGGACCCTTGGAAACATTATGTGGAAACAATTTGATAGGTTGGtgaaattacacaaaaaagataattaagttatttcatattttctgttgcaGGCATGTTCTCCCTCACGGAGGTAGCCTCCCTGAACGACATCCAGCCGACTTATCGAATCCTGAAACCATGGTGGGACGTCTTCATGGATTATCTTGGTATTGTTATGCTGATGTTGGCCATATTTTCTGGAACCATGCAGTTCACTAGAGACCAAGTGGTATGTCTTCCAATTCTGGAACCAaccatggagggggcggggggcttcTTGGGCCCCCGACCACCAGAGACAGCTGATCGTTTCCTGAACAAAGAAAGTGCAATCGGGGAGCAAGCTGCTCCCCTGATTGCTAAGAGGCCTCCCGAAAGCATTGCACCCACAATTCACTTCGCACAGCCAGTGACCTTTGGGCAGCCCAACCCTACAGGTGTCAGCACCGAGCTGGATTTTCAGCAGTATGTTTTTGTCAACCAGATGTGCTACCATGTTGCCCTCCCATGGTATTCCAAATATTTCCCATACCTTGCTCTAATCCACACTATCATTCTAATGGTCAGTAGCAATTTCTGGTTCAAGTATCCGAAGACGAGCTCCAAAATAGAACATTTTGTCTCCATACTCGGAAAATGTTTCGAATCCCCTTGGACCACTAAAGCGCTGTCCGAGACTGCTTGTGAGGACTCGGAGGAGAACAAGCAGAGGCTGGCTGGCGCCTCGTCCCTACTGAAGCATCTGTCCACGAGCAGCGAGGAGGGGAGTCCAAACCAGTCTGCCCCAGTGCTGACTAAATCCGGGGTCACATTTTCTGCTGAAAAGCTCGTGAGTGAAGTCCCCTCTATGACCATACTGGACAAGAAAGATGGCGAGCAGGCGAAGGCCTTGTTCGAAAAAGTACGTAAATTCCGTGCCCACGTGGAAGACAGTGACTTGATTTACAGGCTGTATGCCATTCAGACAGTCATCAAAAcagtcaaattcattttgatcCTCTGCTACACAATGACATTTGTTGCCGCTATTGATTTTAACCATGTGTGTGAGCCTGAAATAAAGCATTTGACTGGATATGCTAAATTCCATTGTACACATAACATGGCTTTCATGTTGAAGAAGCTCCTTGTCAGTTATATTGCTATAATATGTGTTTATGGCATTATCTGTATCTACACACTCTTCTGGCTTTTTCGGCGGCCACTGAAGGAGTACTCCTTTGAAAAagtcagagaggagagcagcttCAGTGACATTCCTGATGTCAAGAATGACTTTGCTTTCCTCCTTCACATGGTTGATCAGTACGACCAGCTGTATTCAAAGCGTTTCGGGGTTTTCCTCTCAGAGGTGAGTGAAAACAAACTTCGAGAGATCAGCCTGAACCATGAGTGGACATATGAGAAGTTGCGGCAGCATGTGACACGCAATCCTCAAGAAAAGCTGGAACTTCATCTTTTTATGCTATCCGGAGTCCCGGATGCTGTGTTTGATCTCACCGATATAGAAATCCTCAAACTAGAATTAATTCCCGAGGCCAGGATAACAGCCAAGATCTCGCAAATGATAAACCTCCAGGAGCTGCACTTCTATCACTGTCCCGCCAAAGTTGAGCAGactgctttcatttttcttcgCGATCACCTCCGGTGCCTTCATGTCAAATTCACAGATGTCGCTGAGATTCCCAGCTGGGTATACTTATTGAAAGGCTTAAGGGAACTGTACTTGGTCGGTAACCTTAactctgaaaacaacaaaatgattgGACTCGAGTCTCTCCGAGACCTCAGGCACTTAAAGATCCTGCATCTCAAAAGCAACCTCACGAAGATGCCAACGAACATAACAGATCTGTCCCCACATTTGATCAAGTTGGTCATTCATAATGACGGTACGAAGCTCCTATTGCTGAATAGtttgaagaaaatgatgaaTCTAGGAGAGTTGGAGCTTCAGAATTGTCTGCTGGATCGAATTCCCCATGCTATCTTCAGTTTGACCACCCTTCAGGAGCTTGATCTCAAATTCAACCACATTAGTACCATCCAGGAGGTCATCAGCTTTCAGCACCTCAAGAGACTGACATGCCTCAAACTTTGGCACAATAACATCAACGCCATTCCGGTGTCCATTAGCCACGTCAAAAGCCTTGAATCACTTTATCTCTCACACAACAAACTTGAGTCTCTGCCCTCTCCACTATTCTCCCTCCAGAATTTGAGGTACCTCGATGTGAGCCATAACTCCATAGTGGTTATACCGCTGGAGGTTGGCTTTCTGCCGAACCTCCAACATTTTGCCATTACGGGCAACAAAGTCGAGGTAGTCCCCAAGCAACTGTTCAAGTGCACCAAACTGAGGACATTGTGTCTCGGCCACAACTCCATCTCGTCCATTCCTGAGAAAATTGGTCAACTCACACAGATGGTGCACCTGGAAGTGAAGGGAAACTGCCTGGACCGTCTGCCGCCCCAGCTCGGCCAGTGCCGCCTCCTCCGCAGGGGCTGCCTGATTGTGGAGGATCACCTCTTTGACTCGCTCCCCGTGGAGGTCAAAGAGAGCATCAACCAGGAATCGAGTGTTTCTTTTCCAAATGGCTGCAAGTGTCTAAGTGACGGGCGGTAGTCACATGGGATCGAATGTTAGGCAGTAGATAGGGGTTTGTATTGGTCGGCAGTACTTGCCTTTGGCTACACTTAATAATATATCACAGGAGCTTATCCTTTGAACAAAGCTCAGCACGTACAAGGTCCGTTACACTGGAGAAATTATAGATTAACTAGAAATTATCCTGACTAGTGACATGTCTACatgtttattttgcttttgttttcagttaaCGTATGTGCACAATAGCAGTTAAATCACCCagcttatatatattttgtacctTTTGTATGCAAAATATCTGTAGTGGATCTACAGAAATTTGTAtgattttcccccttttttttatgacgGTTTTCTACGAATTAGATTGAGGTTGACCTCAGCTCAATGGGTTGGTTCACTCAAATTACAAGAAAAAGTTGCAATGCACCTAAATGTTCTGCCTCAGAGCTCAGAACATATACATAGTGAcatttcttttcagaaacagaGCCCCCATTACCCTGGATAAGACCTCATTGCACAGCTGCATTACATCTTTTTCGTTAAAGGGAAATACTGCTGCTAAAAGTTGTCAGTGTTATGCGTCGCTCAACAAATTtgaaaatttgttttcaaagtttCAACCCAGGCTAATACGCCACCAATACagtgttttcccccttttattATTCAGCCTTTGTAAAACTAAGCTGAATGCATCTTGGGCTATATTTGTGTCCAGTCTGGGCCATGAGCAGGAGAAAGACGCTTACAGGTCAACGTACCTGGGTCATAAGGGAACAGCAGGGCCAACAGTTGGGTATGCAGTGTGTGTACCCGAGTTTTATTAAAACCTTCCAATCTGAATAAACTTGTAATACGTTTTCATGTCACAcactgaaatgatgaaaaatctcATTCCCATTTCCTGAAGTGTCATTATTTTTTGACACAGTGGGGAAAAGAAAcgttactcttttttttttgcttgcgcTACAGCCAACTCACAATGATGATTTTtctcaattttatttttgctctcaTGTTTTACTATGTACTGGTATTTTActatgtatttttgtgtgctCTTTTTATCTAATCATGATCTCATTATCTTCTATCTGTACTTGTGTCTCCACAGCACTTTGTTTAgctggttttaaaatgtgatgtaCAAATGAAGGAATTACTGTCTGTAATTGCACTACTGTTATTTAAAGGTTGAACTTAAAGATACAATTGCAACATAATTCTGTGTTATGTTTTGCACctaaaaaagcacatttttgaaatattctgCATAGTTATACGATTGAACCTTGATGCCTGAAAGACATGGCTGTTTGAAACCCCCCACGAAAATCAtctttaaacacatttattatttgttaaaCCAAGATGTTCTCCTCAAGTAGCATGACTGCTAAACACTGTGCAATCGGGCAGGGCGTGCCGAACATGCTCAACTCTGTCAATGAGATGACACGGTCAGGGCCCGAACCCGCAGCCTTGGGAGTAGGGAGTATGGGAGACCGTcgtgctaaccacgaggccaaaccCCTGAGTCGTCCGCAACAATCTTTTGGGTTTTAAATGtacaggatttttctttttctgcgcACAGACGGCGGcggaattttacaaaaagtgtattggcttaaaatcgctaactgcccctttaagagattATTAAGTTGTCTTATAACAGCCTTCAACCAAGGCTTGTAACAGTGTGACCAATATTATCTATGCAATACAttcacaagtgtttttttccccagttggTGATAATGTGGAAGACAGTAATaaattctattatttttctatgCTTTGATACtatcaaaatgaaattacaaataATTTACTCAAGGGAAACAACCATGTATTTAcaacagaatacattttttttttaaaattatggtCAATAAATACTGGTATTATAATCAGACGGCTgccacattttatttaatgttaccAACACATGACAATgtccaattcttttttttattcctaagCTACCAACGTGACCCAAaacatttatatactgtaatatgACACTGGAGAATGCCCAGTTCTTCCAATAATGCCTACTACAGGTGGGTTTAAAATTAGTGTAGGGGTCCCCTCTCAGTGAACTCAACAATTACAGCATTGCTTGAATAACCACGTGAACTCTGTCTGTTGCACTTCTCCTCCACCAGACCTCACATGTCCGCCAGGGAGGTCCAAAATCTGTAACACTTAACATTTAACgtgttcaaaaaaaacagtattcaTACAGTATGCTTCAATAGTCTGGGACATAGCAGCTGGAGACTTGGAAGAACTGACAACAAATATCTTAAATAACCCTCAGCACCGCAGCCCACAAATGTAATCCAATATACATGTAATGAAATTGTATTTGGTCCCAAAGATGATACACACTCGCCCGAGTCGGGATCGAGGTTGAGGATGTTGCAGTATCTGAACGTCAAAATGCAGATATTTCTTGGATACTGTTGCCCTCTGTTGGAAGTATATAGTCACCGCATATTCTAACACTGGGTAtgatctgtgctgctgctgtgaagcaCACTGAAACAACCCCTCATATGATGATGAGGTTTTCAACTGCTCATCGGACAAGGATTCTGATTAGCCCTTTAATTGCATTATTTGTTTATAAttcaacatgaaatattatattttagaTATTCGCAGATATTTATGGTTGTTTCAGAATCAGAACAACGACCCGCACGTGTTGAGAGGCAGGGAACGAGGccagacaaacacattcacaatcaTTCATCGAAAGTTTTAAAACCTCCAGTTAACGATGATTACGTTATCGGCTAATCGTACAATGCATGAATACGAACTCAaccatttttattgacctcaatagtCGCCatcgtgtttgttgacatacgAATGAATGTCGACAACGGTCCAGCAAGTCTCGTCTCAcctgttctcgtcgtatgattaatcaatcGATGGTTTGGTCTGtaacatgtcagaaaatatggatttcttagtgtTTGTCTAAAGGCACCGTGTGGTcagattgcttgttttgtctgaggcctaaactcAGGTCTaagcagcgacacaaatcgcGTAGGACTTACCAATAGGCCTAAAACTACATGCTCACATGAGTCagtatgaaaatataatataaaataacaataatatcgCAATGATTTCTGGTACAATATGtcgtgcaacaaaaagcagttatcgtgacaggcttTACTCCAGTTCACCTTAGCTTCATGCTTTTCGCCTCACAATGACTCTAGtataattattttctcaattcagtGGCTGTTTGCTTGAGCATATCTGAGATTCAGATTTGCTGCgtgggaaaaaaattacatttttcccaCATTACAGATGGATGGACACAGTCAGGAGTATCATCCACTGATTGTTGTCGCATATAACATGTAAATTGTGGAGGCTCAATGAGCAAATGTTACACATTGCAAATGTGCAATGtgctcaaatatatatttttcaaatcagaATCACCTGGCGAAACAGTCAGTAATATAGCTATAGCATTTCCGCGGCGTTCTGTTTCGCCTGGACTCGCTTCGGTGCTTCTTACCCATGTAAAACGAGTGACAATCCTCTCCTTAGGGAGCTAGACAGCGCGcggaccaacacacacacacacacacacacacacacaggtctaaTTGAGCTTTTATCCTACACAAAAACTAATGAGGCTGTGAACTAGCTGTTTACACAttacaaatataatttcaaaattTCATGTGCAAATAGTTGTTGTTCATATCATGCGCATAACCTTAATAGCAAAGGAAGGTGTGTCGCTGTACTACATCTGTCTAGAAGTACACACAAAGGTAactttacatgaaaaaaaaatacatcctaaattatgtataatgtataatctTGTCATTAAGCTCAGTAAGAGTCCATCTTGAGGGGAAAACCTCCTGGCTTTAAATTACTGTATTTTGATTCACAGCTAAATATTTTAACTGCGGAATCAACCCTTTTGCCCATGATGCTTTGCAACATGCTGTGAACAGGTTTTTACAGTGGGGGTTTGTCAGTTGTACAGTAACAATGCTGTGAAAACTACAGACATTGTTACAATGTACATTATACACCAAGCATCGAGCAGTTTTAGAATAtacttggaaaaataaatagtctGTTAAATTTGCTTACAGTTACATTATAACGTGTCACAAACTGTCTATTGAGTGTTGACATacttcatattaatattcaacaGTTACTCCAAAGGCAACCCTCAAACCTCTATTTAATAGTATTTATTAGGGATGTGATGGCCCAATCTGATATTTCATATCTGCATcgggggcaatattggccaaaatgactggattgGATATCGGATTGGATAAAAACCGATCCAATACACTACAgaaaacataccaaataaatgccgatttacatatctactaagccttgaacgacattgcggcatcatatttttatgttaattcattattatttaatcaacaGCTTACAGTTACATTTGttctttgcttgtttgaatcggaaaaaaaaaggttttgccAAAAGTTTTgcgagaaataaaacagcagtattccataactcagtcatgttaTGTATGTCTTCCTTTCGGGgaattgattatttgtcttgCAGTTGAGCGTGAGGTTTATAGATGGCTTGGTGAGGCAAAGTGCAtgctgaacaatgcattattgatattttatttcacGAGCAGatgtatcagattagtatcggatcggtatcggcagatactcaaggttgcaggatcagtatcggatcggacacaaaagtggtatcgtcccatccctggTATTTATTTACCTTCTCGGTGCAGTGTTTTGACTTTGTCTGTTGTGCATGTACTTCACCACCAGTGGGCGCTCTGTCGCGTTCTGCCTCGCATGCCTTCTGTGCTCTGCTCAGTATACGCCACACATTAAGAGACACAGTCTCTCCACTGACTCccgaataacacacacactgtcaaaccAGACTAGTTTGTGACCACGGTGCCTGTTGGCTCCGCTGCGCATtggagtgtgtgggggggtgggtggaCACATGAGGCGATAACTCCGGAGGAGCGGCGCAGAGAGGCCGCGTGACCTTAAGCCGGACTGACACCGGCCTTGTTAGAAGTCCGCCATCAGGTGGACGGAGAGGAACACGCCGCCCGCGGTCCAAGCCTTCGTTACCTCCTTGGGATCAGGCGGTGGCCTTAGCACGCGTCACAAACACTTAGCGCGCGCCCCTCCCCCTCGCAGGGGCCTGCCAGCCATGTTGGAGCGAAGTGGtcatctcagcagcagcagcagccaccgcCATCGACCCGTACTGCAACCTGAGGACAGAGCGAACGCCATGTCAACTTAAGAGGTGGAGTGGCTCCTCAAGTCTGCGCCTCACCCGAGCGTACAGTTTTTTCACATCAGCCGAGCAGGCGGGTTATTGCTCTAACGACCTGCAGTGCATTCTATGCTTCCCACGGCTACCTGGTCTGTCCTTGGCGGGCGGCATATCTCTATTTTTGTTGCTGAACAAACGCAGGTGTTTATCGAGGACAATAAGCACTCGCGCGGCAAAGTGCCCATTTGAGGCCCGCGAGAATTGCGATTTGAGTTTGGACTGTTGCGGCCAATCTGGTTCCTCCGCGGTATCTCTGGTAACAAGGCATGAGTATTCATTTGGTGTGAGCGTTCGCCGCCCGTGGGGGGGCGGGTTGGGATCCGCATGTGGCCCCCCCGAGGACAGCTGCGGCAGCATCTTCAGCGGCAGCACTTTGTGAGCACTTGCGCGGCTGACGAGCTGTgattatgttttaattacttctgTAGGGCATCATTCTCCGCTGATGTGAACCGCCCGGCGCAgccgcctccgccgcctcctcctccccaccaaCACCACAAATGGAGACGTTCCgttctctgaaaaaaaaccatttggtGACGAAACTCCTCTCCGGTCCAAGTCCACTAATTACCGCACAGCCCCTCGAGTCAGCACCCCGCACGAAAGGCGACTTTGATGTCTAGTGCCCGGCACGAGAAATCAAGGGCACggatcgcaacgtgattggctGTAATTGGGacaagttgtttaaaaaaaaaagaaaaaaaaaagggggcaccACATGACTTTGACGGCTGCTTTTGCACAGCCACTGCTCCGAGAcaccatgcccccccccccccccccccccccccccctgtgccCACGGGGTGAGGAAGCCTTGTCACTTATTAAGGGGGCCGTTGCCACGAAGTGACAGATGTCCTGATGTGATCTGCCTGCTTCTCTGGCCTCCATCTGTCTTGTTAGCACACACAGTTGAAGGAGGGTGTGAGGACAGAgttgttcttcttttcataTATGTTAAACGTATCGGAGGAGGTTTTTCCGGGAAAGTGAAACCAGCTCCCCTGGCGATCCTTCGACAACAATCTCTcagctcttctttttccctcctcttctttttttcccccgccctcctcctccaccgacACTTCTTGCCGGGGCCCTGATGTTCAGGGTTCAGTGCCACTGAACCATTTCTGAATCTccatttttgttgtgtttgtgtgcgtgtgtgtgtgtgtgtgtgtgtgtgtgcgtgtgcgtgttgctCTGCTTTTGCTCCCTAGCTCGGCAGAGAAAGATTAGGGGCTGGGGTCCTGGGGTGCCtatcccaccctctctctctcccgtcctcgcaccctcccctctctccacccGGCCTCGGAGATTCGGATCCTTTTAGCTTCTTCCTCAGGTAAAATTGCCAAGGACCTTGTGAGCCCTGGGTTCCCCTGGAGGTAAAATCTATAATGGAGTTCTGATTTGAGCAGCAACAGCCTTGAAAGTGGACTTCTTTAACTAGGCAGCTGCCTCGCAGAAGGTCAACAGTGCTCCAGGTGGACGCAGCGCGCCGCGACTGCGTTGGGCGAACAAGGGCAGAACAAAGGAACAGTTTTAGTCGAGAGGAAGTGACTCGCAGTGAGGTTTGTTGCACACGAAAAAGGGAAAGTGCGGGGTCGTTTTTGTGAATTTCTCACGCGGAATTATTCAGCGTCACTAACAATCTGAGCATCGGCTTTCGGCGCGAGAGTGTGTCCGTTGGCAGGATAAACTCCCGTTGCCTGTCGTGTCTGTCAGCGATCTCTGACTTTGAGAATCGATTCTATTTGAACTGCGAATGAAGGAAATTgtcaaattatctttttttttggttttgttgcttCTATGACTCAAAGGTAGAGGGCACCAGAGCCTCATTTTTGGAAATACTGCTGTTGAAACATCAACAATacaggatttttgtttttctacattgGCACCAGGGCAAAGGTCAGGGGTAGGATTAGGCTTAATAACGGGATAAAATagctctattattattattataattagtattattattattaataataataacatcatcatttttattattattataagagttAGGGTTAAGGATGAGGGTCTGGAAATAGGTACAtgacataacaacaacaacaacaagttattattattactattacatattttaatgataacaaaaatgtatcatttctAACCTCAACCATCAGTTATGATCAGCTCTACCGGCAGTGAGAGCGGAACTAACGGTGTCCTGTTCGGCTTCataatgtttaaattttttttcgaAACATCAGCGGATGAATCTGGACCGTTTGCCATTTGATAAGTGTCGGACCAACGCGCTCAGTGGGCTCCATCACAACGGCAGATGCTGCAGACGGCTCGAGTTGGAGAATTAGAAATTTCACACAGATATGCTTCATTACCACTTTATTGATGTACCCTCTGCTGACTCTCAATTATTCATCAgccactccaaaaaaaaaaaaaagaaagaaaaaaatgtttgctccCCCTCAATTTATGCTCCGTATCAAAACAGAAATCACATCCCTGCCGCAGCTATAATCTTAGTTAATCAGCATCATTTAATGCACTTAGCAGCAGTGTTTCAAATTCAATTGGACCACTTGTGCGAAGGCAACCGGCGGCTGCCCTAGTTCTCATCGATGGTGGGTTTGTCAAAAAATGATGCAATTGGTCATTACCCCACATCAGACGCCCCGGAGACATAACTCTGCCTGACAGTCGGATTCCGGCTTTGACAGCCGCGAACTTGTTGAGTTTTCTCTAAATACTTGCCACTGCAATGAGTTAAACATCCCCCGGAGGCACCGCCGAGTTTTCCTTTTGAACAAACACCCGAGGGACGCCGGGCTGGGACTGCGCGAGGAACCGGAGGTCTTACGGAGAAGGGGCTGTTTGGGTTTATCTAATGGTACAATGGGTAATTTCTTCTGCCACtgcagagggaagggaggagggatgaaaagagagaagggagtATGTTTAAGAGAGAATCTTTATCTGGGCTTAATTTCCCATGCTCTAGCAGAGTGGAGGATTTTTCTGCCGTGCAGATCTCTTTTGTCAGATCCTACCTACCCATGGAAGACCCAGGGGCACTCGAAGAACATACAGCATCACCTAGATTTGCCTTCCAGCCCACTTCGCTCCAGCGATTGCACCCTCTCTCCCCTCGCCGCCGGCTTCTTTGTGTAGAAGAGACGAGCGAGCATTTTGGAAAATCAAACCTCTCCGTTTGTCAGAGGGGCGAGAAAAAACCAGGAGCAGGATTTGCAATTTGAATAGATTCATCTCTACGTTAATTGTTCCGCGCGCATAcgtgcagggaaaaaaacacaacccctCGTGTGTTCGGCGCTTTGCCTGGTTGTGATGCAAAATTTGGAATGCGGCGTGCTCCCCTGGCTGTGCCATTGAGAATCCCTGTATATCCATAATATGTGATCACTGgcgtatatgtatatacataatCTCCTGCCGACAGTGTTGCAGTCTGTTCATTTTCATGCCGGAAATTGTTCAAGGTCTCCCGACTGCTCGAGAGGGCCCCCGGGCCCCGGAGCAGAGCGCGGCTGCAGGGTCTCCGCGGGCCAAGCCACTTTGCAAGGGAGAATCAGGGCAGCGTACGGTAGTCGTCGCcgttgtccaaaaaaaaaagaaggagtaCACAGCACTGCTGGGACAAAGGAAAAGGTGCCGGCGAAAACACGAGGTGAGTGAAACAGGCTGAGGTGGAgatggggggggtgggggtggtgaaGAGAGTCCCAAAGCTCCCTGCCAGTGATGACCAGAGTGTCCATCAGCGAGGTCTCACGGGTGCCCACTGAAACAGCAGCGCTGGCAGAACTGAAAAACACCCACCCTGGGAAAGTGCTTTTTCTCCCGCCAGACGCCCGAGTGATGGATTGGGCCGGCCAGTGCACACAATGCATTtgtgaaaaaggagagaggaaggggggggcaACCtctgtcagaagaaaaaaaaacaacaattccaCTTTACTCCTAGAATGCACTAAAATATTTAAAGGGGTTCgatgtttatttcattattgcACACATCAGATGCGAGAATGGACACGGGCACAGAATGGAAGTGTACAACAGAAGGTTGAGAGTCACGTATTTGCACACAGCACGAGGCCCCAAGTGGTCCAGGTATGAAGACAGAGAAATGCCAGGATGACTATTTCATGAGGGGTTGCTTCTgttttgttggggttttttcaagGCAAAATTTGTATATTGAACTACTACTAA contains:
- the lrrc8db gene encoding leucine rich repeat containing 8 VRAC subunit Db isoform X2, producing the protein MFSLTEVASLNDIQPTYRILKPWWDVFMDYLGIVMLMLAIFSGTMQFTRDQVVCLPILEPTMEGAGGFLGPRPPETADRFLNKESAIGEQAAPLIAKRPPESIAPTIHFAQPVTFGQPNPTGVSTELDFQQYVFVNQMCYHVALPWYSKYFPYLALIHTIILMVSSNFWFKYPKTSSKIEHFVSILGKCFESPWTTKALSETACEDSEENKQRLAGASSLLKHLSTSSEEGSPNQSAPVLTKSGVTFSAEKLVSEVPSMTILDKKDGEQAKALFEKVRKFRAHVEDSDLIYRLYAIQTVIKTVKFILILCYTMTFVAAIDFNHVCEPEIKHLTGYAKFHCTHNMAFMLKKLLVSYIAIICVYGIICIYTLFWLFRRPLKEYSFEKVREESSFSDIPDVKNDFAFLLHMVDQYDQLYSKRFGVFLSEVSENKLREISLNHEWTYEKLRQHVTRNPQEKLELHLFMLSGVPDAVFDLTDIEILKLELIPEARITAKISQMINLQELHFYHCPAKVEQTAFIFLRDHLRCLHVKFTDVAEIPSWVYLLKGLRELYLVGNLNSENNKMIGLESLRDLRHLKILHLKSNLTKMPTNITDLSPHLIKLVIHNDGTKLLLLNSLKKMMNLGELELQNCLLDRIPHAIFSLTTLQELDLKFNHISTIQEVISFQHLKRLTCLKLWHNNINAIPVSISHVKSLESLYLSHNKLESLPSPLFSLQNLRYLDVSHNSIVVIPLEVGFLPNLQHFAITGNKVEVVPKQLFKCTKLRTLCLGHNSISSIPEKIGQLTQMVHLEVKGNCLDRLPPQLGQCRLLRRGCLIVEDHLFDSLPVEVKESINQESSVSFPNGCKCLSDGR
- the lrrc8db gene encoding leucine rich repeat containing 8 VRAC subunit Db isoform X1, producing MILPGMFSLTEVASLNDIQPTYRILKPWWDVFMDYLGIVMLMLAIFSGTMQFTRDQVVCLPILEPTMEGAGGFLGPRPPETADRFLNKESAIGEQAAPLIAKRPPESIAPTIHFAQPVTFGQPNPTGVSTELDFQQYVFVNQMCYHVALPWYSKYFPYLALIHTIILMVSSNFWFKYPKTSSKIEHFVSILGKCFESPWTTKALSETACEDSEENKQRLAGASSLLKHLSTSSEEGSPNQSAPVLTKSGVTFSAEKLVSEVPSMTILDKKDGEQAKALFEKVRKFRAHVEDSDLIYRLYAIQTVIKTVKFILILCYTMTFVAAIDFNHVCEPEIKHLTGYAKFHCTHNMAFMLKKLLVSYIAIICVYGIICIYTLFWLFRRPLKEYSFEKVREESSFSDIPDVKNDFAFLLHMVDQYDQLYSKRFGVFLSEVSENKLREISLNHEWTYEKLRQHVTRNPQEKLELHLFMLSGVPDAVFDLTDIEILKLELIPEARITAKISQMINLQELHFYHCPAKVEQTAFIFLRDHLRCLHVKFTDVAEIPSWVYLLKGLRELYLVGNLNSENNKMIGLESLRDLRHLKILHLKSNLTKMPTNITDLSPHLIKLVIHNDGTKLLLLNSLKKMMNLGELELQNCLLDRIPHAIFSLTTLQELDLKFNHISTIQEVISFQHLKRLTCLKLWHNNINAIPVSISHVKSLESLYLSHNKLESLPSPLFSLQNLRYLDVSHNSIVVIPLEVGFLPNLQHFAITGNKVEVVPKQLFKCTKLRTLCLGHNSISSIPEKIGQLTQMVHLEVKGNCLDRLPPQLGQCRLLRRGCLIVEDHLFDSLPVEVKESINQESSVSFPNGCKCLSDGR